A stretch of Triticum aestivum cultivar Chinese Spring chromosome 1D, IWGSC CS RefSeq v2.1, whole genome shotgun sequence DNA encodes these proteins:
- the LOC123183226 gene encoding protein CHUP1, chloroplastic, with product MLVRLGFVVLATFAAFTLKRGKGPKKDNGQAGKRKEKARHTGHGEKEDEEEEVKTISGIINSAPSVDDDDEDDMFSEIESLLGGEVDIPIPGDRYDVKERSRYNAHMANNAAEMERLRGLVRELEEREVKLEGELLEYYGLKEQETDVSELQKQLKIKTVEVDMLNLTISSLQAERKKLQEDVARGAAAKKELDASRSRIKELQRQIQMEANQTKGQLMLLKQQVMGLRAKEEEVAKKDAEIEQKLKKLKNLEVEVLELRRKNKELLYEKRDLMVKLDAAQGKITESDVVAHAREEINNLRHTNEDLTKQVEGLQMNRFSEVEELVYLRWVNACLRFELRNYQTPSGKISARDLSTKLSPRSQERAKQMMLEFGSERGQGDTDLDSVSSAPSSPRSEDFDTASIDSSSSRYSFLSKRPNLMQKLKKWGRSKDDGSYLSSPSSRSLTSSSPKRSQKPKGPLESLMIRNAGDGMSITTFGKRDQESGDADDANVASSFQLMSKNVEGFADEKYPAYKDRHKLATEREKAIKEKAEQARAQRFGGGYSSVLVPSPRAALPPKLAQIKEKKAPAVNSEPGEQSSDIPNNPLAVTQLKLAQIEKRAPRVPRPPPTASAAAASGATSTASGAPPMPPRPPGAPPPPPPPGRPGGPPPPPPPPGSLSKSLAGGDKVHRAPEVVEFYQSLMKREAKKDTTSLGSKTSNVSDNRSNMIGEIENRSTFLLAVKADVETQGEFVESLASEVRAARFANIDDVVAFVHWLDEELSFLVDERAVLKHFDWPESKTDALREAAFEYQDLVKLENKATSFVDDPKLPCEEALKRMYSLLEKVEQSVYALLRTRDMTTARYKEYGIPVDWLSDSGKVGKIKLASVQLAKKYMERVTSELDALQGTEKEPNREFLLLQGVRFAFRVHQFAGGFDADSMKVFEELRSKMSSTQTPAPPASDT from the exons ATGCTTGTGAGACTCGGATTCGTGGTATTAGCAACCTTCGCCGCGTTCACTCTTAAGCGAGGCAAGGGGCCTAAGAAAG ACAATGGCCAAGCGggcaagaggaaggagaaggctcGGCATACTGGACAT ggggagaaagaagacgaggaggaagaggttaAGACGATCAGCGGCATAATCAACTCGGCCCCGTCGgtggacgacgacgatgaggacgaCATGTTCTCGGAGATCGAGAGCCTCCTGGGCGGGGAGGTCGACATCCCGATACCGGGTGACAGGTACGACGTCAAGGAGCGGTCCCGGTACAACGCGCACATGGCCAACAACGCCGCCGAGATGGAGCGGCTGCGTGGCCTGGTGAGGGAGCTGGAGGAGCGGGAGGTGAAGCTCGAGGGCGAGCTGCTCGAGTACTACGGCCTCAAGGAGCAGGAGACCGACGTCTCCGAGCTGCAGAAGCAGCTCAAGATCAAGACGGTGGAGGTCGACATGCTCAACCTCACCATCAGCTCGCTGCAGGCCGAGAGGAAGAAGCTGCAGGAGGACGTGGCCCGCGGCgcggccgccaagaaggagctcgaCGCGTCCAGGAGCAGGATCAAGGAGCTGCAGCGGCAGATACAGATGGAGGCCAACCAGACAAAAGGCCAGCTGATGCTGCTGAAGCAACAGGTGATGGGGCTCagggccaaggaggaggaggtggccaagaaggacgccgagaTCGAACAGAAGCTCAAGAAGCTCAAGAACCTGGAGGTGGAGGTGCTTGAGCTGAGGAGGAAGAACAAGGAGCTGCTGTATGAGAAGAGGGATCTCATGGTGAAGCTGGATGCAGCACAAGGAAAAATAACAGAG AGTGATGTAGTTGCCCATGCAAGAGAGGAGATCAACAACCTGAGACATACAAACGAGGACCTGACAAAGCAAGTGGAAGGCCTACAAATGAACAGATTCAGTGAAGTAGAAGAGCTGGTGTACCTGCGCTGGGTCAACGCCTGTCTGCGATTCGAGCTCCGCAACTACCAGACACCATCTGGGAAGATCTCTGCCCGCGACCTCAGCACGAAGCTCAGCCCAAGGTCGCAGGAGAGGGCCAAACAGATGATGCTCGAATTCGGGTCTGAACGAGGCCAGGGCGACACTGACCTTGACAGTGTCTCCTCCGCACCTTCTTCCCCCAGAAGCGAAGACTTCGACACCGCCTCGATCGACAGCTCTTCCAGCAGATACAGCTTCCTAAGCAAGAGGCCGAACCTGATGCAGAAACTCAAGAAGTGGGGAAGGAGCAAGGATGACGGCAGCTATCTGTCATCCCCGTCCTCGCGGTCCCTGACCAGTAGCTCTCCGAAGAGGAGCCAGAAACCAAAGGGGCCCCTGGAGTCTCTCATGATCAGAAATGCAGGAGATGGTATGTCCATTACAACATTTGGAAAAAGGGACCAAGAATCCGGTGACGCAGATGATGCAAATGTTGCATCTTCATTCCAGTTGATGTCGAAGAATGTGGAAGGCTTTGCTGATGAGAAGTATCCCGCTTACAAAGACCGGCATAAGCTTGCGACGGAACGGGAGAAGGCGATCAAAGAGAAGGCCGAGCAAGCCAGGGCACAAAGGTTTGGTGGTGGCTATAGTTCAGTTCTGGTTCCCTCCCCGAGAGCTGCACTCCCCCCAAAACTCGCTCAAATAAAGGAGAAGAAGGCCCCTGCAGTTAATTCTGAACCTGGTGAGCAATCTAGTGATATCCCGAACAACCCCCTGGCTGTCACCCAGTTGAAGCTTGCCCAAATTGAGAAGAGGGCCCCAAGAGTCCCCCGTCCACCACCCACGGCATCGGCCGCTGCTGCTTCAGGAGCTACCAGTACCGCGAGCGGTGCACCACCGATGCCGCCACGCCCACCAGGTgcacctcctccaccaccacctccagggAGACCCGGtggccctccgccgccaccgccgcctcccggctctcTATCCAAGAGCCTTGCTGGTGGTGACAAGGTGCACCGTGCTCCGGAGGTCGTGGAGTTCTATCAGAGTCTCATGAAACGTGAAGCCAAGAAGGACACCACCTCTTTGGGATCAAAAACATCGAATGTTTCTGACAACAGAAGCAACATGATCGGAGAGATTGAGAACAGATCAACATTCCTATTAGCT GTCAAAGCTGATGTGGAGACACAAGGAGAATTTGTTGAGTCCCTGGCGAGTGAGGTCCGAGCAGCAAGATTCGCGAATATCGATGATGTCGTTGCATTTGTACACTGGCTGGATGAGGAGTTGTCATTCTTG GTTGATGAGAGAGCAGTGCTAAAGCATTTCGATTGGCCAGAGAGCAAAACTGATGCATTAAGAGAGGCCGCCTTTGAGTATCAGGACCTGGTGAAACTAGAGAACAAGGCCACATCCTTTGTCGACGATCCAAAACTTCCATGTGAAGAAGCTCTAAAGAGGATGTATTCGTTGCTTGAGAA AGTGGAGCAGAGTGTTTACGCACTTCTTCGTACAAGAGACATGACCACCGCACGGTACAAGGAGTATGGAATACCAGTCGATTGGCTATCTGATTCAGGAAAAGTTGGCAAG ATCAAACTGGCATCCGTTCAGCTTGCAAAGAAGTACATGGAGAGGGTCACCTCGGAGCTCGACGCGCTGCAGGGCACCGAGAAAGAGCCCAACAGGGAGTTCCTGCTTCTCCAGGGCGTCAGATTCGCTTTCCGAGTTCATCAG TTTGCCGGAGGCTTCGACGCGGACAGCATGAAAGTCTTTGAGGAGCTGAGAAGCAAGATGAGCAGCACGCAGACACCCGCTCCACCGGCATCTGACACATAG
- the LOC123177402 gene encoding oleosin G → MADRHGEGGVASARRPGRTDLDDPSTTLLQRVQAHLPNATQVVGLLTLLLAGAALLVLAGLTFTGAVVALVFLGPLALLTSPIWVPFSFALLVVAVAALSFVGFAVAALAAATWAYRYFTGRHPVGADRVDRARSRLADTASHVKDYARREYGGYLGNRTKDAAPGA, encoded by the coding sequence ATGGCGGATCGGCACGGCGAGGGCGGCGTGGCCTCGGCGCGGCGGCCGGGGCGCACGGACCTGGACGACCCGTCGACGACGCTGCTGCAGCGCGTGCAGGCGCACCTCCCGAACGCGACGCAGGTGGTGGGCCTGCTGACCCTGCTGCTCGCCGGCGCGGCGCTGCTGGTGCTGGCGGGGCTGACGTTCACGGGCGCGGTGGTGGCGCTCGTCTTCCTCGGCCCGCTGGCGCTGCTGACCAGCCCCATCTGGGTGCCGTTCTCCTTCGCGCTCCTGGTCGTGGCCGTGGCGGCGCTCTCCTTCGTCGGGTTCGCCGTGGCCGCCCTCGCCGCGGCCACCTGGGCGTACCGGTACTTCACGGGGCGGCACCCCGTGGGCGCCGACCGCGTGGATCGCGCCCGCAGCCGCCTCGCCGACACCGCCAGCCACGTCAAGGACTACGCCCGCCGCGAGTACGGCGGATACCTCGGCAACCGCACCAAGGACGCCGCCCCGGGCGCCTAG